The window AGAAGACGCGGACACGACAACGCTCTGATGCGGTGGAGATGTGGTCACAACAAAATCTTAAGAACACTGATGTCTGAATAAAATCTCCTGAACATTTTTGTCTGGACCAAATCTCCTACACACTGCTATATGAATAATTTTCCACTTATAGAACAAAGCAGTAACACAAACgaattacaaaacaagaaatcTGATTATCGAAcgacaataaaataaatagagaaGACACTAGAATATTATTGAAGATGAGATTATGTGTTTTGTGTACATTAAATATAGAAGGGGGAATAGAAGAATCAAAGAAAACTCAGATAAGAAAGCGAATTGGAGAAATAAAACAGATAAGAAAAAGGTGAAAGAATGGAGAAAGAGCATTAATAATTGTTTCTCTCTCTTCCAAATATTTGATCATCTTACgtagaagaaagagaaggtATAGGGGCATCCATGTATTTTCGTAACAGTTAGAGGTGGGCTTCACGTTTGGGCCATCGGTTTTTCTATATGCGCTAATTTCTTCATCTTATAGTATTTAGTATGCAAATCGCTCAACATTTTATTCGTTCCAAATCATTTCCTGTACATAAttaagtaaaaataattttccaCTGAAACTTTTCATTTTACAAGCAAAGCAGAAAACACTACCCTATGGCATTTGattcaatataaaatttaggggacattcaaaaatatattacttaTACATGTTCTgcaagtaaataatatttttacgtTTTTTATTCTTGAGTTTAGATATCTATAGCATATCTCAAAACCTCTTGTTCCAATCGCAGTTTAGAAATTACGTTGTGTTAATATATACTTGAACTTAGGGCTGAGCATTTTATCTgctaaattttattcaatttgtTATTCTTTTCGATTCGATCCGAAAATTTCGGATATCTATAAACATTAGAAgcaaagaaatattaaaattaatatccgttaaaactgaaacaaatcatatatattaatttagaagAGGATATCTGTTCTGATCcggaaatatataaatacatatatatcttgattatatttagagttttaaatgtatagtttatataattgtAATTCTAATATATGATTTGAAAAATTCTATTCGAATTATTACTTTtataaaagaaacataaaaaaaaattgatgacaattataactttttcttaagttttttttttgttattataaattttaactaagtttaaaatttacaaaatatgtagtTTCACTAtctcttttaattttaatttttttatatcatgcaaaaaatgtttttaaaaacaaatttgtatcaaattttcaagattatttgtattaattaaaaaataagatatctgtaaatattcatatatatccgaaaaatatctatttattttttggatattcGATTTTTCGGATATTTGTATATTTCCGAAGTAAATCAAATCGAAAAATTAGATATCCGTAACATATGCGCAAATCATAAATAGTTCCAAAATTTGGATATCTGATCCGTGTCAGCCCATATCTAACTATTTTAAGTATTGTCGATGTTAGGATTAGTTTGTATCACAAATTCACAATTCATAACCAAAgtcattttaagtttttaagaATTTCTGACCGATAAAACTCATACCTGAAAAAAACCAACAACTAAACCAAACCcgataaaataaagaaaaaataaaccgAAACGGTAAACCAATCCCAAAATCTGAACGGTCCAAAAGCATTTGACCCCatagaggaagagagagagcgTTGAAAAGAGTAAAAAGACGGTATTGACCTCCTCGTCTCGCGCAGATTGTTTCTCCTTGTTCAGCTCCTTCCttcctcttctcctcctccgATTCTCCATACCCACCATGAACGAGAAAGCCAACGTCTCTAAGGAGCTTAATGCCCGCCACAgaaaggtctctctctctctctcgaaatCTCAATCTCAGATTGTTTTCTCGTTTTCTCCTAGCTTTACGGATTTGTAGTCGTATCTATTGTAATTCTCGTCGATGCTTGATCATGGATTACGAACGATCTTAATTCGATTGGATCTGTGTGTTTTAGGAGCTAGAGAATCTTCATTCTCCGTCGATTTCATGTGGTTAGGTGAGGTCCCGATCGTTTGAGCTAGGATTGTTCTTCGATTTGTCTTTTATGTGAGAATAGCTTATCACGATCACCACATCAAGGATATATGATCTCGTTCATATACATGTGGTAGCCTTTGAGTTGAATATCTAATGATGTGAACTTATCATGATGATTTGTGAACTTTGATTCATTTTGGTTTGTTGAGCATTCCTTGGTCTATTTCTTGAATATTTCGTTTtcgttgtttttttcttttgcagattCTGGAAGGGCTTCTTAAGCATCCAGAGAACAGAGAATGTGCTGACTGCAAAACAAagtattgtttgtttttttcgCACATGTGAAACTATCAGAGCATTGTGGGCTTCACATTTATTCTATATTCCATTTGCTTTGCAGAGGTCCAAGATGGGCTAGTGTTAATTTAGGTATCTTTATATGCATGCAATGTTCTGGGATCCACAGGAGTCTCGGTGTACACATATCCAAGGTCCTCTCTCACTTTCCTTTCTCGATGCTGCGTTTCAATAGAAGAAGCTCAGATCTTTGTTCAATGTTCTTTTAATTGTTAGACTCATTCCAATTGGCTCTGATTCTCTTCATCCTGTCAGTTTGTGTTTTTGCtagtttttcatatttgtactTTCATCTTTTATTTCCATCTCAAGAATCACTTCTGTAGTTATGTAGCTGAGAAGCCTGACTTGAATGCACCAAATTGCTCTGCTTTCTGTGCTGCCCCTTCCCTGACTGGCTgacttggaaaaaaaaaaaaacttttgtccAGTTTAGTAGTTTATGCCGGAACCTCAAACAATTATGTGCAAAAGTACATGATTAAGTTGTGACTTCTGATTTTTTATATGATGTGGGTCCTTCTAGTCAAGTCCATGTTAACCTTAGCAGCATAAGCGTACTTATTTATTCAAGCGAAACATCTGAGTTTTCGGCTTATGAGTGTAGGTTCGATCTGCCACTCTGGACACATGGCTCCCCGAGCAGGTTGCATTTATCCATTGTAAGTTTCTTTCAAACTTTAATTCTTTGTAGGCGCCTTCATTAGAGAGGGTTAGTTTAGTTTCACCGTGTAAAAGTACATATGGACAATATTTGCATGCAGCAATGGGAAACGAGAGAGCAAATAGTTACTGGGAAGCTGAGCTACCCCCAAATTATGATAGAGTTGGAATTGAGAATTTCATACGTGCAAAGTATGAAGAGAAGAGATGGGTTTCTAAAGGTGAAAAGGCTAGATCACCCCCAAGAGTGGAGCAGGAACGGCGGAGATCCGTTGAGAGGACAGTACCTGGATATGAGCATGGCCACAGTAGTAGTCCTGTAAATTTGTTCGAGGAGAAGAAAACTGTCCAAGCACCTAGAATAAGAAATAGTGTTGCTGCAACGAGGATAAGTCTTCCAGTGCCTCCCCAGGGACCTAATCAGGTACCAAACATACTACATGGACGATATTTTTTACTGAAGAAATTAGCACCTTTAGTTATCCATAGATAATGCATATGATGATGATGTCAGTCCTTTTATTCTTACATCTAGTAGACAACTTTGTTTCTAGAGCATCATAATCTTTCGAAGAGTGACTTTTCAATTTTACTAAAAGTATCCAAATCCTTGTTTTTCTGATACATTTTGCTATAAAATTGATAGGTTATAAAGCCACAGCAGAAAATAGAAACTGTAGCCGCTCCTGTGGAGACAAAGAAACCAACAGTAAATGTTGCACCGGCATCAGATCCTCCAAAGGTGGATTTTGCTACTGACCTCTTCAACATGCTATCAGTTGATGAGCCTGCTGCAAATACCTCAGAGACAGCAGCTCCTGCTGATGATAACCTATGGGCTGGCTTTCAGTGTATGTATCTTTATCTATGCATGATCATGATTATTGTGGCACATTTTTCATTATGTTACCCTTTCTTCTCTACAAAAATGCTGtagattaaaatattaatttctcaATCCCACAGCGGCTGGAAGTGGTCAAACGGTTGAGAAAATTGTCACAGCAAAACCTGACGAGAACAGTTCTCCTCCAGCTACCGGGATCGAGGATTTGTTTAAAGACACGCCTAATTTTACAGCCCAACAAGCACCACAGAAAGATGTGAAAGGCGATATCATGAGCCTATTTGAGAAGGTAAACACAGAAGTCAATTATATATTCTCCTCATATATACGGCTTTCTTGGATCTACCTTTCTATTGATTCTCAGTTTTCCATATTTATTTTGGTGTATCGTTAAACTCACAAGTTACATATATAGTGAGTCTGTGTTCACTTACTCTGATTCTTTCAATTTCAACACTGGAAATATAACTCCTGTGTTTCATTTTTTTACAGTCGAATATGGTGTCGCCTTTTGCCATGCAGCAGCAACAGTTTGCTATGCTTGCTCAGCAGCAAGCCCTTTACATGGCTGCAGCAAAAGCTGCAGGAGGAACTCCAAACGGCGTGAATCAACAAGCTGTTGCTAATGCTCTTAACTTAGCATCTGCAAATTGGTCAAACAATGGTTACCAGATCCCTGGAATGACTAACCCAGGAGGTGGTCAACCTGATCTCCAGAAACTTATGCAAGTAAGATCTCCATTTTGCTTCTACTTTTTTGAGCAAGATTTAAATTACCCTTGACAAAGTTCTCACTGGTTCTTGCTCTATGTTAACTTTAGAACATGAACGCAAACATGAACATGAGACCTGTACAACCGCAAGAGAACACTCCTCAATATCCAATATCCAAGTATGTAAACAATACTGATTAAAAAGGAGGAATCTGTATCCCTCTCATTCAGTTTTCCCTTTGAAGAATAATTTTCTTAATGTACGTACTCTGAGATATATACTGATTTCTGATTGTATCATCTATAATGCAGTTTCTACACGACGAGTCAAGTCAACCACGTGGGGAACGGTATGACCCCAAACTCAACCGGTAAACCTCAGTCATCAACTGCAGCACAACAACCAACGGGCACCACACCATCTTCTCAGTCAGGCAAAGAGTTTGATTTTTCTTCCTTGATGGATGGAATGTTCACTAAACATTGATCAAGAGAGGGACCTTTTCTGAATTTTGTGCATCTTAAAATTTGTCATGTATTTGAagaactaaaaatatatatatacaataaccCACGATCAGCTTTTTCATCAAACAATTCTTTTCgttgaatttttttgttatagtttGGACTATGATTTACAAATAAACTGTAGGTAAAACACTGAAGCTGTAGGTTTATGTGAAAAGCTATATAACATGTAAACGTAAAATTCAAGCAGAACAATCAAGTTGTTGTTAACTACACCTAACTATTGTGAAGTATGCTTTGTTCTAGAAACCAAACTTGATAGTTGCTTTGCCTATGTAAAGATGGATACGTACGATTGCTTTTTGGAACTAAGCAAAGAAAACAAACGGCTAGAAAACCCGTTCAAACAGAAAGTTATCGACCTTTATTGGTAAGATCAATAAAGGCTACGTGTTGATGTTGAACTTGTTATGTATGGACGGCTGTTTAAGCGTTACAAAAGGTTTGAGTTTGGCATTGTTCGGGCTTTCGGTCAAATGGCTTAAATAAAAAACTCATTCATTCTCCTCTCCTTCACCACAAGTTTTTGTACCTCCCTCTCGCCAACCTTTGTTTACCTTTTTCCTTTTAAGATGTCATGTTCGTGAACCAATTCAATTGTAGATAAGATTATAGTTATTAATGTTTGGTTCTTAAATAG of the Brassica rapa cultivar Chiifu-401-42 chromosome A03, CAAS_Brap_v3.01, whole genome shotgun sequence genome contains:
- the LOC103857044 gene encoding ADP-ribosylation factor GTPase-activating protein AGD5 isoform X1; the encoded protein is MNEKANVSKELNARHRKILEGLLKHPENRECADCKTKGPRWASVNLGIFICMQCSGIHRSLGVHISKVRSATLDTWLPEQVAFIHSMGNERANSYWEAELPPNYDRVGIENFIRAKYEEKRWVSKGEKARSPPRVEQERRRSVERTVPGYEHGHSSSPVNLFEEKKTVQAPRIRNSVAATRISLPVPPQGPNQVIKPQQKIETVAAPVETKKPTVNVAPASDPPKVDFATDLFNMLSVDEPAANTSETAAPADDNLWAGFQSAGSGQTVEKIVTAKPDENSSPPATGIEDLFKDTPNFTAQQAPQKDVKGDIMSLFEKSNMVSPFAMQQQQFAMLAQQQALYMAAAKAAGGTPNGVNQQAVANALNLASANWSNNGYQIPGMTNPGGGQPDLQKLMQNMNANMNMRPVQPQENTPQYPISNFYTTSQVNHVGNGMTPNSTGKPQSSTAAQQPTGTTPSSQSGKEFDFSSLMDGMFTKH
- the LOC103857044 gene encoding ADP-ribosylation factor GTPase-activating protein AGD5 isoform X2, encoding MQCSGIHRSLGVHISKVRSATLDTWLPEQVAFIHSMGNERANSYWEAELPPNYDRVGIENFIRAKYEEKRWVSKGEKARSPPRVEQERRRSVERTVPGYEHGHSSSPVNLFEEKKTVQAPRIRNSVAATRISLPVPPQGPNQVIKPQQKIETVAAPVETKKPTVNVAPASDPPKVDFATDLFNMLSVDEPAANTSETAAPADDNLWAGFQSAGSGQTVEKIVTAKPDENSSPPATGIEDLFKDTPNFTAQQAPQKDVKGDIMSLFEKSNMVSPFAMQQQQFAMLAQQQALYMAAAKAAGGTPNGVNQQAVANALNLASANWSNNGYQIPGMTNPGGGQPDLQKLMQNMNANMNMRPVQPQENTPQYPISNFYTTSQVNHVGNGMTPNSTGKPQSSTAAQQPTGTTPSSQSGKEFDFSSLMDGMFTKH